ATTGGTTACAACATTTATACATTCTATTCGATGCTATATTGGttgatttatgaacattataaaacattgtttcagaggggaaaaaatataaaaaaatatttatctatatatacttTACTACCACATTAATTTACATTAAACTGAAAAATAGAAGAACAAACAAATGAATGATGTTGTACTTCATGTCATGATTGAACAAATCGTAGAGGGCGGCCAAATTAAGAATATTACTTTTTCTCTTCCTAACTAGCATTCTCTTTTCTAACGTCTTTTTTGACACCACGTGCACCCCATTTGTGGTCTGGAGGACGTTAAGCTTTATCATCCAAATAGCCAATCATATCATAACACAATTCTAGAGCCGAAACGTAAGTAATGAAATCCCTTGACGACTGTACACGGTAAGGCTGTTTTACGAATTTGGCGGTTTCATAggccaatatatatattgattaaatctaatacaaaaaaaaaaaaaaaaaaaaaaaaaaatggcgaCATAAACCTTTATCGCTCCCAGCATCTCCTTGATGTCGCCTATAAACCACTTAATAATATCTGTAACACCCTGTCACACAATATtaacataattacataaaatgaTGATTGGCCTTTAAGATACAATGTAGCATGATGATGAAACAATGTCCAAACATGAGAcaattcatcctcgatactccaggggttactatcactgacgttatatctacccctggaatatctcataataaaacttgaggcaacagaagacaccgATAATTTGATCCTTTCATCTCCATCACGTCAACGATACACTGTGATTGACTGTGATGCTTTAAGcttggcgtcgctctctctctgtaatcttcaaagaaagtctCTGCAGTCCTGTGAGTGGTCAGTGATTTCTCCTGAACTGATTCATTTCAGTGTCACTGGTGAAGCCTATAAAGATAATTGGTTTATTGTTTGGGCATTGCTGTTTCTAtttatcatgaaaataaaaataacatattttaaaacattgtgtAAAATGCGTTATTTCTACACAGCTTAGCTATAGAATAATATGAATTACAAAATCATCCAAAATGTCGCAAATAACTAGCTATATGGTATAAATCGACttctaatacatatatatcacatattttGCATTAGAATACGTACTTCGCATCaataaattttaacaatttttttaagttttattaataaaatcttaaaattttgaaaatatgaagtGTTAAAGATAACCAATGCTAATGAAACCAGTTTGCAAACGATGGAATATTGAGTCAGTATTTAGCCCAAGATCGTTTTGCTGATTCAGAATTAATCATGTTGCCATGTTGTCATATCAAAACATCCTCTTTCAATAAGTTACACATTGATGTCTTAGTAATGTAAACTCACGTCAGTCCGGCTGACCTTTGCAGTATTTTCCGAGACGGCATTACTACTCGAATTATCCTCGTTCCTTGATCTCTTGAGGCCTGTTTTTTGAAAAGGTCAAACAGTGTATTAGCGTTATTTTTGCAATTAGTATCCAAAATTccaatatattgaaatataattctGCACCATAATGTTTTAATGGTATAACTGACATAACATCTTTTTCTAAAACAATCCTTACCTGTCATTTTCTTGCATTAATTGTAATACGTGTAAAGTGGTTTTCTTCAAATTAAATAACTAGATCAAATGCCTTTAGAGCTAAACAAAATCAGTCGATTATACTTCCAGATTTAATTATGCAGTTACGTCTAACTCTAATAATACTCTTTTGTCACAAAAATGACCTGTATTACAAATCAGCGCACATGTTAGCAATCGAATGTAATCTAATATGACTAGAATTGTACTAATATTCAGTTCGTAAacaggaaaacaaatattacGGAAACGATAGGAATTAAGTGTGTTTTTGaatcatgttttaaaatatcCGTAACAACAAAGTTCcacattcaaattttatatctaatttTATAAGATGTTTATACTGTGATATGTTATAAACAACACTTTATATCGCATGTATTTTGCTATATACTAGTTGTTGCttagggagataactcatatagGCTATGCCAGTTGTTCGATccttttcaaatgtttttgaaataaaatatgttgaaattgcAACGTTTTGTTTGAGAATTCCTGTGTGAAAAAGCAGTGGGTTTTCTGATTATCAAGTAGCATGTTAGCGTATAGCCAGTTTATAATGCTAAAAATTTAACGATTTTCCTTttaaacgaaaaaaaatatccTATCAAAATTTCGCCATCagattaaaacaatacattaatacTACCGATTTCTTAGCTTTCAACAAATCAAACTTGGCTAGCATGTAAATGTCCGGCATTGAAAATACCAGCCTGAAAAATCTTACCTTTAACGGTATAGTCTGTATACTCTTCCGCCTCACGAAGCATTCCGACAAGCTTAAGGCACTCTGCAGTGATGTGATATATCGAAATGTCTGAAGACTGGTTAAGTTTGGGGGAATTTTCTTCAACAAATGCCCTCAGATGGTTGGCTACCTCTGATGCTTTGTTGAGATTTTCAGACGCAAGACAGCAATGCAGCTTGATCACGTTGGTGTAAAACAAAGGATTGATGAACAAGACATTTTTGGATTTCCTCATGACTTTTTGAACAGCTTCCGGGTAAAATGGTATCAGAACGGGAAGGCATATGACATCAAATGCTATGAATCGCTTTAGCGTTTGTTGAAAGGTGCTTGTTTTAGAGCGATGCGTTTCATGATAATCCTCGTCCTTTGGATTCCTGTCCCTGTTATAGAATGTATAATGGATGATTGTCTCATCGTAGCGGCTGATGACATCTTCAGCAATGTCTTGTGCCTCTTTTACCCTTCCTTGGTTCAAATGAAATGAAGCTAACATCAACCGACCACTGCAAAATGTTAAATCTGCTTGTTGTTCAAGTAATAATTCAAGAGCGTCCTCATCACCGATTTTCTGTTGGAGGTTGTGAATAGCAGAGATTGTTTCGAATTCTTtttgtaaaatcacaaaaatatccTTTGATAAATCTTGATCTATAGCTCGTTGAATCTTTTCGCGGATGTGTCGCAGACATCTTGAAAATCTGTCAGCCTCAGAGGTAGAAAGGAGATTCATGCTGATATGACGAGCAAGACACAGCCCATTGGACAAAACATGATGAACGTTTACGTCATTTTCAGCGACATCATTAGTTCTAACTTGCAAAACTTTATCCCATTTTGCGGGTTCAAGTGTTTTGAATGCCATCAGTTCCAAAAGGAGTCCGTCTAAATCAAATGTCAATCTTGTGTCCATCATGTTGTTTGAAGGAATGAAATAATTTCTCACTTCTTTTCTTTCTAAACAAGTTATAATCCTATTCAGAAGCTCATCAAGGCATTGGTAAAGATTCTCAGGTTTCCACAATTCAACTGGCGATTCTTCTATCATCCAAAACATGGTTGTCTTTATAAAGTACGATGGGAACGCGTCTGGAAACTTAGGACTTATCCTCATGTTGAAGAAGATCTTCATGATATCAATGCATGCATATTGAGCAGTATTGAATGACAACACAAGTTGTCTCTCCATTTTGTTGAAAGATATTCTCCATTCCAGTTCCTTCTCGGATGAATACGCATGCCCTACAGGGACCAAACTACCTCCTAATGTGGCTGCCATTGCGAGTGTTTTCTCATCAGGCCAGTTGAAATTTCGGTGCCTCGTGCGCCATTCGTTGGCAAATTCAGGCCAGTCACAGTGTAAAGAAAAAAGAGTATCTATGTCGTTAACACGTTCTAATCCCCCATGCTGAAATGTTATACATGGTCCATGAGGCTGGAACTGTTGGGACATTCCTTGGCTTGGGAATATTAAACCATTGGTTAATTGCTTTTTCCAATATTGAGACGTCTTCATACTTGATATGTAGTCTGTGCCATCAACACAGAGGGATCGAACATCAATCATCATTTTGGATTGGTATCGATTGACATCAAACAATTTAACTTTGGTGTAACCAGAATGTGTGCCATATGTATCCATTACAACTACTGCGTCAGTGGATGTTGGTCTAACTTGACGTTGATTAGTTAGATAGCTTGCTTGTTCTACGCCAGTTGTTGCCTTAATAGTTTGCGATTCATATATAAGATCGGTGTCCGATTCAAGTCCATGAATGAATTCGGCTTTGCTTCCGGATAAAAACAGAGGCAGTTGGGCTATGACCTGGATTGTATAGTTAATAATTTCGTACCGTTTAGCCATCTTTGGTAATTTGTCCTCAAATAAGTGAACAACTTTCGAACATTGATCATCCATTATGGTTGTGGAATAAACTGGATCCCGCTACCTTGTACGATCTACGTTTTACACTGCACAATGAACCCTCCAAATTCTTTCCTACTTGTTATAGTGCTACCCTACCTGATCGCTTATTtgatcatatacatgtacatgtacaaggaTACGCCTCCAGAAGTCATAAGGACTTAAATTGgtgttttaattacatgattACATGATTACACCGGACTGTAATCTTATTGATATACACTATACACCTACGTTTTGTGTGAACACCTGCCTAATTCTGAGCGCAGACATAATCAATCAGGCGTTAAATTCATAATTAGTACTTGCGATCATACTATAAACCAGATTTGAAGGACAGATCGATTATGTGACAccaaaaatacattaaatgttGCGTCAGTCAGTTTATTACGATGAAAGAAAGCGGTTGcaacatttataaaaacataatacGAACTATGTGACTGATACCTGATACCTTCCATAGACGTCAATTGTTAGTTGAAACCAGCTCATTCTAACGCGTTTTGTATAGATGAATAGATACTCCATTGGTTTGGATATTTGATCTACAATTTCTAAAATTAGTTTCAGAGTGGCCCTTGTGATTTGCTGAGATTTAACTTCTCAGTGGGTTACCGGATTTTCAAGCATGACTTTTAGGGGTCTAACTTTTGTGTTGTCCCTAGACGAAAGTCTGCTGTTATTTTTAAGTCATTTTCTCCCAGACTGGTAGATATATGCCTAATGTCTAACTGTTTGTTATGATTTCCGTCTCCAGTCTTTTTGGGGACATTGGATTCATAGAATCGTACATGGATCTGTCAAGTGTAATAGGTCTTGCTCTTCTTGCTGAACAGTTATTTATGTGCGATTGTGTCCCAGaaggtaatacatgtataaatgtggACCTGCTAGTGTTGAATTCTAGGTAAACTCATTCCTTTTAATACAACGAAGTTCCGTCTGGAAGTAATTGAATACGTTGTTTCACGGTAAACCTTTAAAAAGAATAATATATTGATCTAATAAAGATCCTTATCTTCCATTGTTCACAAAGAAGGTCTTAATCTATCTACGGTCTCTTTCTGTCTACTATCATTCATATTTAtcgtaaaatattttaatacgTTTCAACTTTAGGGAAATGGAACAACAGGTTGTCAGTACCGGTTCGAGGTGTGCTGCTGGATATCTTTGGTAGTTCATCAGGTGAAATAGCTCTATAAACATCATTAGGAGATAAAGCATCATCTGTGTTACGTTAAGTATCCATAtcttatgtatgtatttgtaaaatattgaaaatataaaataaatgcaTGGAAACTAAATGTCATTGCGTCCAAAAAAATAAACGTGTTccaggtccactacctttccgaaataaaaaaaatcaaaaaaaaaatcctaaaaacaaaaatattctaCAAAGCAATGTTTACATCGATAACGTAAGATGAATTTACAACgctaaacaaatgcaatattgaATATTCCCTGTGTAACCTATGTTTTGCCGTCAGGCGCACATATAGTCAACTAACGTGCGGTAATCAGAacaacggcgggaaacataacatttcatttatattttattttatttgagtcataaatatagtattaactTTTGCGGGAAGGTTGTGGCCCGGTCCTTTAATGAAACGTAAGCATAGATTGAGATTCCAACCACTGTTCAGTCAATGTTGGAACTATTTCATAAAGGGTGTGTCAATATCACAATGAGTCACGGCACGAACCAAGCTTTTTCTTCAGTACGATATCTTCAGCATACTTTATTTATGACTTTTACTGCAAATGTGATgctgaaaaataataagaattCTATATGTATCCCTACACATAGggacaaaattattttatcataccgaacaaaatttaaatgaattcatgaatatgttatttttctggTTTAAGAACTCATAAAGATGTTACCCAATAACGTTGCTAAGTTCGTCGGATGGCAAAATATAAGCAACAAcgttgccattgttggttgacgttgcagaCGACGTCCACTTCCGTTCACGCACAGAGCTTCCAaggggttatctcccttgggtTATTTCCCTgaggggttatttccctgggttatttccctcgcctcCCAATTCAGGAGAGATATCTcacttattcaatgtcatgtgatcaagtttaatccaatcagaacattgAAAGTGAAGTTAATAAATGCATCATTCGGATTCTATATGAATATAAGACAAAACAGGTACACGGTGATCGTGATCTTGAATGAATAGAATTATATTAGTAGTAATGCATACACTCTATAGATGTACATCAATTGATTTCAACAGTATGGTAGATACCTCCTAAACAATGTTTTGATTGTTTCAACTTTAATCAATTTGTATTGGTCAAAACATTATCAAAAGGATGTCAGTGTTATATGATATTTCTACTTTTGAAATCGTCACCATTGTCTCCATGTTTTCATAGTGTCATTGCAGACGGACTCTTACATCAGTATTTCACAAAAAATCCGTATCAAGTATCAACTTAGATCTGTGATTATGACATTAAAGAATCATATTTTGACGGAAGGTTCATAACTTTGATAACTATATAAgacaaataatgttttttatcGTTTTCTATTGATGCAAAAATACCATATGTATGCATCTGCGCACATATGAAGAATAACGcaacatttatatgaaattgaAAGGGTGACAATTAAATTTATTGTCGAAAATTTCATCCTgtaaatacatgaaataaagATTGTCAATGCAAAGTAGTTGCACCCATAAACTATTTATAACTACAATCACTAAACTGCACATATACAACAAAATATCAAACTTATACTAGCCTTAGCGAGGTTAACAATTTATCACCgacaaaaacatgaaatatatcaaGATTTATTTCTGGATTCTATTATTCTACACACAGAGCCGCTATATCCTCCAGCTTGTTATTCTGATAATGTTTTGCAGATGCCGCGAGTTGTTGTGCTAGCTCTGCAGCCTCCTTATTGTATTTCTCAGCcttaaaacaatgaaatttgatAAGTTTGCCGTAAAATAGTGGGTTCATAAAAAGTACAGATTCCATCTTCTCTAACATAGTTTGAATTGATTTAGGATAAAGTGCATGTAGCATGGGCAGGCAGACAACATCAAACACAACAAACTTTTCAAGTGTTTCTTCTAAACTTGGTCTTGGGTACTTAATATCGAAATCGCAATCTTTTGGTTTTTTGTCCCTGTTGTGGAATGTATAATGAACAACGTTGTCGCCATAGCATGGCACAAACATATCCACTTCTCTCCGTGCCTCAGGATATTTTTCCTGGGACAAATACCACGTTGCTAAGTGAAGACACCTGAAGCCTAAATGCACATTTTTCTGTCCTGTCATCCAAGCCACGAATTTATCATTGGTTTCTCTTTCCATTTCAGCAGATGTTAATATACCATTGATGTCCGCACGCAGGTCACTGCTTGATCTAGTTTCAAATTGAATGTGTTCATGAAGCTTTTGAATAACGCCAATTTCAACTTGAAGAAGTGCCCATAACTCCTTCGATAGTTCTTGCTCAATAGCATATTCCATGCTGCTGTTTATGTGTTCTATACATCGAGTGAATTCCTTGTTTTCTGTCGTAGAAAGCAGATTGATTATATAGTGTCGTACAGTGGACAAGGCGTTGATTTGGACatggtaaaaataaatatcattttcgtTTTTTTCATCTATCCTTGCTTTTAAAACAGGTTTCCATTTGTCTTGGCCTAACGTTTGGAATTTCCTCAGCTCCACTAAAAGTGCATCAAGTCTTCCAGCGGGCTTCGTATCCATCATGTTGTTTGATGGAATAAAGTAATTCTTTAGTTCCTTCTTCTCAACGCAGGAGATAATACGATCAAGCAATCCTTGCAGGCAACTGCACAGGTTTTGTGGTTTCCATATATTTTGATCTGATTCTTCAACCATCCAAAACATAATCgtttttatgaaatatgacGGAAACAAGTCGGGGAATTTCGGGCTGATTTTCACGTGAAAGAATATCTTCATAAAATCCACACAGGCAAATTGCGTGCCATTAAAAGACCAAACAAGTTGTCGTTCGGGCTTGTTAAAAGAAATTCGCCACTCTAGATGTCTTTGAGGAGAGCATGTATGTCCGATAGGCACAAGATGACATCCTAgtgattttaatttattttgaagttTCCCGTCTGGCCAGCCATGCTGTCTCGGCCTCGTAAACCAGTCGTTTGCCTGTTCGGGCCAGAGACACGGCAAGGTAAAAACAGAGTCAATGTCTGTGTCGACTCGATTCTCGGTCCCTGTGTACTTGAATGTAATACATGGTCCATGCTGATACAGGCCATTCTTCATCCCGTGAGAAGGAAACAGGTCCCGCCTAGACAGTCTGTCCTTCCAGAATATAGACACTAGATTGTTGGACAGGTAACCATCTATACATAAAGATGGGACGTCTACCTCTTCATAGGCCTGATCACGCCGAATATcgaaaagttttatttttgtatagcCCTGATGTACCCCTTCCGAGTCAAACACCACCACGGCGTCGTAATCCTGCGTTAGTATACCTAGCTCTCTCGTCTGTTCCAGGTTTTGTACGACCTTTATTGTTTGGGACTCGTACATAATGTCAGTGTCCGAATTGAGTCCGTGGATACATTCAGCCTGACTGCCTAGATACATCATCGGCACACACCCAATACACTGCATCGTAAAATCGCGTAGTTTTACACGTGGGATCATTTTCGTTACCTTTTCCATAAAAATTGATACTGATTTCGTGCATAGCCTTTCCAAGTCGTTCTCGTCATCGTCAGCCATGTTGTCTGTGTGACTCACACATATGTTAAAACATTTGTGTAAGTACACATATATGTAGCATGGATGCCCGCAGGGCATTTAAACGACTGTTATTAGACTTGCATGAGTCCGCACAATCATTTCTTCATTCACATTTCCTTATCGATTGTTAATCTTATCTGGTTTTTACCACCTCAGATGAAATAATATGGTGTACACACGTCCAATTGTCCTTTATTAACCTATACCAAGAGACGACGTATTACAGGTACACTGTAACTTATcagattatttgtttttatatcatatagggattggacagtgcatattaataaaaataagaGCGTGCTGAAAGATATGTTTTGGGTTTAAgcataaatattttcaatgctATATATGGATAATAAAAGAGCTCACCTTCCCAGCTGTTCAGTAGACAGGCAATCCTATACGAATAAGATATCCACGAAATTGAAAAATTACGTGGTGGGAGTCTTTCACTCGTTAATTTTAGTTTCCAATTGATTGACTGCCTAAAGTGAATAATAAATCAGTTTTCTAAAATGTTTACATTCACATGATTACACAAAAGACGTGGTATGATATTTTATGTCTAAATCACAAATTTATATTCAAACATACTGTCACTGCTCCTTGCTGTGCATATTGCTACCGTTTCAACAATGGTCGGTAATAGCACTtgaatcaaataaaaacaaaaccacTTTTCATCTGATTAATCTGATTAATGAATCTAGACTTAACTGAAAAGATAACTTTTACTCCATCCGAGAATCTGCTTCTTTTCTTCATTCCCATCTCGAGAGAAATGTCCGTACAAAGCAATTTTAGCTCATATCTgctattaaattaaaattattagtTTGTAACTGTGTCGTCTAACGTTTTCGTGTTTCCCCgttttgtttcattataaatCATTCATATCTATACTTGATCATATctaatacaaagatacaggaattaagaaaacaacaacaatattttaaagcaAGGCTATATGATATCACAATTTTATCAGAGTGTGCAAAATAGGCAAAACTACATTAGTAACATCAAATTGAAGATTTTCAAAATGAGTAGcacaatgtatatgtttgtaatacataAATGATCCTTGGTTCTATTCTATTCGAGGGTGAGAACAGAGCGGATAGGACCAGACGGAACGATATCGACACGGTACATGCTGCATTCATTCCCAACACGCCATGAATAAAAATCAAAGTATGTCTGTATTCAAAATGACACTGCCAAATCAAGAATGATATTCTTCAACAACCGTTTTCTAGACAGCAGCTTGCTTGAAATAGatttttataaagaatttgttgtgtaaattaaatgttgatttgaCATTACGGGGTCCATCAGGGAGCTGTTTTGACTCTGCTTATtatctaatattaaaattgacaataaatTTAATCATTGATTAAGGTTTTTCCTACCATGGCAATAACATGTCAATGAATGTTATTGCTTGTCTTCTTGGTTTCatctgttatttttattactttatattGCGCCAATAGCCAGcgttataatgtattttaatgagttTTGGGGCAGAGTGCAACTGCGTAAGCAGAAATCAACTACATCGATGTCCGAGATATGCAGGTTGGTAAAGAAGACTGCAGCAAAGCTTATTGCTCGATATAATTATCTCACCGGTACATCCTATGTTGTCATTTGGTAGAATAGGTCAGACTTGCTTACTATTTCCCTTGCTGTGCATTTTGCTGCTGTTTTATCAACAATTGTTGACGATAGGGCTTGAGTGAATTAAAAACCAAACCGCTGTTCATTTGGTTATACAACAATGTATTGCTGAATCTGGACTTGATTGAGAAGACAACTTTTTACTCCATCAGAGAATCTGCTTTTTTTCTTCATTCCCCTCTCGAGAAATGTCCCTATCCAAATCAATCTTAGCTCATATCTGCTATTAAATTAAAATGGTTAGTTTGTATATGTGTCGTTTAACGTTTTCGTGTTTTCCCGTTTTGTTTCTTAATAAATCATTCATATCTATACTTGatcatatataatacaaaatgttctatgtcgatatgaaatattgatgcaGAAGGGATAGCATAAAATGGAGTAACTTACAAGGCGTCTATTTGCTCTACTGATGGTAACGAGGTTCcgtggtgtagtggttatcaCGTCTGCTTAACACGCAgaaggtcacgagttcgaaaCTCGTCGGAACctgcaattatttttattgcatttaactaaattattttCTCTATTCTTTGTGAAAAGAACCAATGCAAATTGAAACTTTCTTTCAAAACagaattaaattcaaatatttttcttttccagTTAAAAAACTCCTAGGGAAAAGAATGTGAAACAAATACTATTGATATCTGGGCAGTGCATTAAGAAATCGGTTTcgtggtgtagtggttatcaCGTCTGCTTTACACGCAgaaggtcgcgagttcgaaccTCGCCGAAACCTccttatattttttgtatgcatttaaacttcactttttaaaatgtaactttaagttgaataaatttgtttttgcactattaattttgtttcaccatgtttttttatatagcaTTAACCAAATGcactttgaaataattgatgaaatatatatgtaataatagcATAATTAAATGTGAGAATATCAATTTTGCTTTACAAACACGTTACTTGAACCGACCGataattatattttccaaaCTAAAGAAGCCATCCCTTCCCATATATGAATTTTATATCGTCAAGTAACATCACACATTCTATCATTTCAGCAATAGTGATAGATGAACTAAATCGGTTTTCAAAGATACATGAAATAAGCATATTTTTGTCaacaaatatcaacatgatAAAGCGTAAGACAATATTTGAAGAATGCGTAGCATATCGGTTTCGTGGTATAGCGGTTATCACGTCTGCTTCACACGCAgaaggtcgcgagttcgaaccTCGCCGAAAcctcttttatttttacataagaacaagacattttattttattttcatattaaggCCTTAATACCAAGTTGATAGGATATCCGCGTTTATTAGcttcaaattacaaaatcaacgttgtttctctctctctctctcttaatTGATAACCGTATAAGGTGTTAATGTCGATAAGAAAACTCGTCCACATCAGCAGGAATTCGTATTTATACTATCCTTGTATTGCCAGGAA
The nucleotide sequence above comes from Argopecten irradians isolate NY chromosome 1, Ai_NY, whole genome shotgun sequence. Encoded proteins:
- the LOC138336460 gene encoding uncharacterized protein, coding for MDDQCSKVVHLFEDKLPKMAKRYEIINYTIQVIAQLPLFLSGSKAEFIHGLESDTDLIYESQTIKATTGVEQASYLTNQRQVRPTSTDAVVVMDTYGTHSGYTKVKLFDVNRYQSKMMIDVRSLCVDGTDYISSMKTSQYWKKQLTNGLIFPSQGMSQQFQPHGPCITFQHGGLERVNDIDTLFSLHCDWPEFANEWRTRHRNFNWPDEKTLAMAATLGGSLVPVGHAYSSEKELEWRISFNKMERQLVLSFNTAQYACIDIMKIFFNMRISPKFPDAFPSYFIKTTMFWMIEESPVELWKPENLYQCLDELLNRIITCLERKEVRNYFIPSNNMMDTRLTFDLDGLLLELMAFKTLEPAKWDKVLQVRTNDVAENDVNVHHVLSNGLCLARHISMNLLSTSEADRFSRCLRHIREKIQRAIDQDLSKDIFVILQKEFETISAIHNLQQKIGDEDALELLLEQQADLTFCSGRLMLASFHLNQGRVKEAQDIAEDVISRYDETIIHYTFYNRDRNPKDEDYHETHRSKTSTFQQTLKRFIAFDVICLPVLIPFYPEAVQKVMRKSKNVLFINPLFYTNVIKLHCCLASENLNKASEVANHLRAFVEENSPKLNQSSDISIYHITAECLKLVGMLREAEEYTDYTVKGLKRSRNEDNSSSNAVSENTAKVSRTDASPVTLK
- the LOC138336470 gene encoding uncharacterized protein yields the protein MADDDENDLERLCTKSVSIFMEKVTKMIPRVKLRDFTMQCIGCVPMMYLGSQAECIHGLNSDTDIMYESQTIKVVQNLEQTRELGILTQDYDAVVVFDSEGVHQGYTKIKLFDIRRDQAYEEVDVPSLCIDGYLSNNLVSIFWKDRLSRRDLFPSHGMKNGLYQHGPCITFKYTGTENRVDTDIDSVFTLPCLWPEQANDWFTRPRQHGWPDGKLQNKLKSLGCHLVPIGHTCSPQRHLEWRISFNKPERQLVWSFNGTQFACVDFMKIFFHVKISPKFPDLFPSYFIKTIMFWMVEESDQNIWKPQNLCSCLQGLLDRIISCVEKKELKNYFIPSNNMMDTKPAGRLDALLVELRKFQTLGQDKWKPVLKARIDEKNENDIYFYHVQINALSTVRHYIINLLSTTENKEFTRCIEHINSSMEYAIEQELSKELWALLQVEIGVIQKLHEHIQFETRSSSDLRADINGILTSAEMERETNDKFVAWMTGQKNVHLGFRCLHLATWYLSQEKYPEARREVDMFVPCYGDNVVHYTFHNRDKKPKDCDFDIKYPRPSLEETLEKFVVFDVVCLPMLHALYPKSIQTMLEKMESVLFMNPLFYGKLIKFHCFKAEKYNKEAAELAQQLAASAKHYQNNKLEDIAALCVE